One genomic segment of Rivularia sp. PCC 7116 includes these proteins:
- a CDS encoding zinc ribbon domain-containing protein has protein sequence MNKCLKDGIGNLVIGWNEGNKTNINIGRNNNYEVVSMPTKRLIERLRQLCEEYGIRFHITTEEYTSKASFIDNDELHQYGAKPIEWKPSGKRISRDVYRTKDGLLIHADLNAASNILRKVADQIFINSGIAKLAFEIIKRGALTHPKRYDIFSNLKRSYRKQTMSRSMSLDYGVTTA, from the coding sequence ATCAATAAATGCTTAAAAGACGGTATCGGGAATTTAGTAATTGGTTGGAATGAGGGAAATAAAACCAACATTAATATTGGTAGAAACAATAATTATGAAGTTGTTTCAATGCCAACCAAAAGACTTATTGAGAGGTTAAGACAATTGTGTGAAGAATATGGTATTAGATTCCACATAACCACTGAGGAGTATACTTCTAAAGCTTCTTTTATTGATAATGATGAATTACATCAATACGGTGCAAAACCCATAGAATGGAAGCCATCAGGTAAAAGAATTAGTAGAGATGTATACCGCACAAAAGACGGTTTATTGATTCATGCAGATTTAAATGCAGCATCTAACATTCTACGAAAGGTTGCCGACCAGATTTTTATTAACTCCGGCATCGCAAAACTAGCTTTTGAAATAATTAAACGGGGTGCTTTGACACACCCCAAACGGTACGATATTTTTAGTAATCTAAAAAGGTCTTATCGCAAGCAAACAATGTCACGCAGTATGTCTTTAGACTACGGAGTGACAACTGCTTAG